Proteins encoded by one window of Procambarus clarkii isolate CNS0578487 chromosome 92, FALCON_Pclarkii_2.0, whole genome shotgun sequence:
- the LOC138359619 gene encoding coagulation factor V-like: protein MVNKSLYVHKDEEQVTVGPHEEQVTVGPHEEQVTVGPHEEQVIVGPHEEQVTVGPHEEQVTVGPHEEQVTVGAHEEQVTVGAHEEQVTVGAHEEQVTVGPHEEQVTVGPHEEQVTVGPHEEQVTVGPHEEQVTVGPHEEQVTVGPHEEQVTVGPHEEQVTVGPHEEQVTVGPHEEQVTVGAHKEQVTVGAHEEQVTVGSLG from the coding sequence ATGGTGAACAAGTCACTGTACGTCCACAAGGATGAAGAACAAGTCACTGTAGGTCCACATGAAGAACAAGTCACTGTAGGTCCACATGAAGAACAAGTCACTGTAGGTCCACATGAAGAACAAGTCATTGTAGGTCCACATGAAGAACAAGTCACTGTAGGTCCACATGAAGAACAAGTCACTGTAGGTCCACATGAAGAACAAGTCACTGTAGGTGCACATGAAGAACAAGTCACTGTAGGTGCACATGAAGAACAAGTCACTGTAGGTGCACATGAAGAACAAGTCACTGTAGGTCCACATGAAGAACAAGTCACTGTAGGTCCACATGAAGAACAAGTCACTGTAGGTCCACATGAAGAACAAGTCACTGTAGGTCCACATGAAGAACAAGTCACTGTAGGTCCACATGAAGAACAAGTCACTGTAGGTCCACATGAAGAACAAGTCACTGTAGGTCCACATGAAGAACAAGTCACTGTAGGTCCACATGAAGAACAAGTCACTGTAGGTCCACATGAAGAACAAGTCACTGTAGGTGCACATAAAGAACAAGTCACTGTAGGTGCACATGAAGAACAAGTCACTGTAGGCTCACTAGGATGA